A part of Lacibacter sp. H407 genomic DNA contains:
- a CDS encoding GAF domain-containing protein, with protein MAEDLLIIQGTKEEQYQQLIPQIKGLLEGEPDLVANLANICAALKEQFGWLWVGFYLVKPSSAKAFSDKSEELVLGPFQGPVACTRIRKGKGVCGTSWAEARTVIVEDVEQFPGHIACSSLSRSEIVIPIIRNTKVAGVLDVDSADLNTFDETDQQYLEEIIALIEF; from the coding sequence ATGGCAGAAGATCTCCTCATTATACAAGGCACCAAGGAAGAACAATACCAACAATTAATACCACAGATCAAGGGATTGCTGGAAGGTGAACCCGATCTGGTTGCCAATCTTGCCAACATATGCGCCGCATTGAAAGAGCAATTTGGCTGGTTGTGGGTTGGGTTTTATCTGGTAAAGCCAAGTTCGGCGAAAGCATTTTCTGATAAAAGTGAAGAACTGGTACTGGGACCGTTCCAGGGACCTGTTGCCTGTACCCGCATCCGCAAAGGGAAAGGCGTTTGTGGCACATCGTGGGCCGAAGCAAGAACCGTGATCGTTGAAGATGTAGAACAATTCCCTGGCCATATTGCCTGCAGCAGTTTAAGCAGATCAGAAATTGTAATACCTATCATCCGCAATACAAAAGTAGCAGGCGTATTGGATGTGGACAGTGCTGATTTAAATACGTTCGACGAAACAGATCAACAATACCTCGAAGAAATTATTGCACTGATCGAATTCTAA